Proteins from one Xenorhabdus griffiniae genomic window:
- the cycA gene encoding D-serine/D-alanine/glycine transporter, producing the protein MEEKIQPTHTTETGSSHLQRSLTNRHIQLIAIGGAIGTGLFMGSGKTISLAGPSIIFVYMIIGFMLFFVMRAMGELLLSNLHYKSFSDFSADLLGPWAGFFVGWTYWFCWVITGIADIVAITAYVGYWVPGFPEWGTSLLCVLVLLTLNLATVKLFGELEFWFAMIKIIAIIALIVTGGILVGINFKSPAGHVAALSNVWNDGGMFPMGLSGFFAGFQIAIFAFVGIELVGTAAAETKNPMKSLPKAINAIPIRIITFYVLALIVIMSVTPWRAVSADKSPFVELFVLIGLPAAASIVNFVVLTSAASSANSGVFSTSRMLFGLAKEGDAPKQFSRLSRRSVPASGLVFTCLCLSFGVILIYFIPDVMRVFTLVTTVSAILFMFIWSMILCSYLVYRKRRPELHQASVYKMPFGIVMSWVCLVFFAFVLVLLSLQPDTRLALLATPIWFIILMIGFQIVKKRKIRLAH; encoded by the coding sequence ATGGAAGAAAAAATACAACCCACTCACACTACTGAAACTGGAAGTTCGCACTTGCAGCGAAGTCTTACCAACCGACATATACAGTTAATTGCAATTGGTGGTGCCATCGGTACTGGTCTGTTTATGGGATCAGGCAAAACTATCTCTCTTGCTGGGCCATCGATTATTTTTGTTTATATGATCATAGGCTTTATGCTGTTTTTTGTTATGCGGGCAATGGGAGAGTTATTACTTTCTAATTTGCACTATAAGTCGTTTAGCGATTTCTCCGCAGATTTACTAGGGCCGTGGGCCGGTTTTTTTGTCGGCTGGACTTATTGGTTCTGCTGGGTAATTACTGGTATAGCCGATATTGTTGCCATCACTGCTTATGTTGGATATTGGGTACCTGGTTTTCCAGAATGGGGAACTTCGCTTTTGTGTGTTCTGGTATTGCTAACTCTGAATCTCGCGACAGTTAAGCTGTTTGGTGAACTGGAGTTTTGGTTTGCCATGATCAAAATTATTGCCATTATTGCCTTGATTGTGACAGGAGGCATTTTGGTTGGCATCAATTTTAAATCACCAGCAGGACATGTTGCAGCACTTTCTAATGTCTGGAATGATGGTGGTATGTTCCCTATGGGGTTAAGCGGATTTTTTGCCGGGTTCCAGATCGCGATATTTGCTTTTGTTGGTATTGAGTTGGTGGGAACTGCCGCAGCAGAAACTAAAAACCCAATGAAATCTTTACCAAAAGCGATCAATGCTATTCCTATCCGTATTATCACGTTTTATGTATTGGCTTTGATTGTCATTATGTCAGTCACACCGTGGCGAGCTGTTAGCGCGGATAAAAGTCCTTTTGTGGAATTGTTCGTTTTGATCGGATTACCCGCTGCTGCCAGCATCGTTAACTTTGTGGTTTTGACTTCTGCGGCATCTTCGGCAAATAGTGGGGTTTTCTCCACTAGCAGGATGTTGTTCGGTCTGGCGAAAGAAGGAGATGCACCAAAGCAGTTTAGCCGTCTTTCCCGCCGTTCGGTTCCGGCATCAGGGTTGGTCTTTACTTGTCTATGTCTCTCATTTGGAGTCATTTTGATCTATTTTATCCCCGATGTGATGCGGGTTTTTACTCTAGTGACAACCGTTTCTGCGATCCTGTTTATGTTTATTTGGAGCATGATCTTGTGTTCCTATCTGGTTTATAGAAAGCGTCGCCCAGAATTACACCAGGCTTCGGTGTATAAAATGCCATTTGGTATTGTCATGTCTTGGGTATGCTTGGTTTTCTTTGCTTTTGTTTTGGTATTGCTTTCTTTGCAGCCAGATACTCGCCTGGCGTTATTAGCCACACCAATCTGGTTTATTATTTTAATGATCGGGTTTCAGATTGTGAAAAAGCGTAAAATTCGCCTTGCTCATTGA
- a CDS encoding GNAT family N-acetyltransferase — translation MEIIIRATEPEDAEHYQRIFGHPDVYFNTLQRPCPSHEMWCERLKLNKTQGHIDFVAEIDGKVVGTIALFTYANPRRRHAVAIGIGVDAAYFGKGVGSKLMAFIIDYAFNWLGCIIIELEVFTDNEKAIALYKKFGFEAEGIRRMQSFRNGQYCDVMGMALINSRFA, via the coding sequence ATGGAAATTATAATAAGGGCAACTGAGCCTGAGGATGCTGAGCATTATCAACGAATTTTTGGCCATCCTGATGTTTACTTCAATACATTACAACGCCCATGTCCTTCGCATGAAATGTGGTGTGAACGTTTAAAATTAAATAAAACACAAGGGCATATTGATTTTGTGGCTGAAATAGATGGCAAAGTTGTGGGTACAATAGCGTTATTTACCTATGCTAATCCGAGACGTAGACACGCCGTGGCGATTGGTATCGGTGTTGATGCGGCTTATTTTGGTAAAGGTGTTGGTTCAAAGTTGATGGCTTTTATTATTGACTATGCATTCAACTGGTTAGGCTGCATCATAATTGAACTTGAAGTTTTTACTGATAATGAAAAAGCGATTGCTCTGTATAAAAAATTTGGTTTTGAAGCCGAAGGTATACGGCGTATGCAGTCGTTTAGAAATGGTCAATATTGTGATGTGATGGGGATGGCTTTAATCAATAGTCGATTTGCATGA
- a CDS encoding IS5 family transposase, whose product MPRTMLSKSLWNTLAVLMQQHGCIYHKDAHYLTFEGILYRMRTGCPWRDLPDEFGKWNTLFKRFNAWSKKGVFELLFKLLSENTDTEWLFIDGSIIRAHQHSSGAASTEDEAIGKSRGGRSTKIHLAVDSYGLPVHFELSGGQTHDIVHAESLVTHSPASDFVIADKGYDSGTFRDFVEKQGSKTVIPYRKNSRKPDKSIDEVLYCYRHLVENAFARIKHFRAIATRYDKLARNYASMLALAFVIIWLPMWVE is encoded by the coding sequence ATGCCAAGAACAATGTTATCAAAATCTTTATGGAATACGCTAGCTGTATTAATGCAACAACATGGATGTATTTACCACAAAGACGCGCATTACCTGACTTTCGAAGGGATCCTTTATCGAATGAGAACGGGATGTCCGTGGCGGGATTTACCCGATGAATTTGGCAAATGGAATACGCTTTTTAAGCGCTTTAACGCCTGGTCAAAGAAAGGTGTTTTTGAATTATTATTCAAATTGTTATCTGAAAATACAGACACCGAATGGTTATTCATTGATGGGAGTATTATCCGCGCTCATCAACATAGCTCAGGGGCAGCTTCAACAGAAGATGAAGCCATCGGTAAAAGTCGAGGTGGACGTTCGACTAAAATTCATTTGGCCGTAGACAGTTATGGTTTGCCTGTCCATTTTGAGCTGTCAGGGGGTCAAACGCACGACATTGTACATGCAGAAAGTTTGGTCACCCATTCACCCGCATCCGATTTTGTGATCGCGGATAAAGGTTACGATAGCGGTACTTTCAGAGATTTCGTTGAAAAACAAGGTTCAAAAACGGTCATTCCCTATCGAAAAAATAGCCGAAAACCCGATAAAAGTATTGATGAAGTTTTATACTGTTATCGGCATTTGGTCGAAAATGCGTTTGCCAGAATAAAACATTTTCGAGCTATTGCGACAAGATACGATAAATTGGCGCGAAATTACGCCAGTATGTTGGCACTGGCGTTTGTCATTATATGGTTACCGATGTGGGTTGAGTAA
- a CDS encoding LysR family transcriptional regulator — translation MQSLIWDDIRIFLAIARAGTISKAAELLGIGVATVSRKIERLENTFGMPLFLRHQTGYQLTEDGAELLEKAKAMEMTANSFLFEADLRATIAGNIRLATLETLSNYLIMPNLPTLQKNHPNLTLEITTDNYTVNLHRRDADLALRIIRPEQGHVNVRQLGMLGFGLYGSEAYLATCTSDIFRGEYNDAHFIGWTSEYSQLPSVNWLKQTLQGRSLSVATTSICSQIAAATAGLGLAVLPHIAANNAGLTCISPDLGIDKPIWLVIQSDLAHSPRIRKVADFLADIVFQNQDKLSGRSHQSGIL, via the coding sequence GTGCAATCACTTATTTGGGACGATATTCGAATATTCTTGGCAATAGCGCGAGCAGGAACTATCAGTAAAGCGGCTGAGCTTCTTGGTATTGGTGTGGCAACGGTATCGAGAAAAATAGAACGCCTGGAAAATACTTTCGGAATGCCATTATTTTTGCGGCATCAAACAGGTTATCAACTAACAGAAGATGGCGCAGAACTGTTGGAAAAAGCCAAAGCCATGGAAATGACAGCAAATTCATTTCTGTTTGAAGCCGATCTACGAGCAACTATTGCCGGCAATATACGCCTTGCAACACTTGAAACACTCTCCAATTATTTAATTATGCCAAACTTGCCGACCTTACAAAAAAATCATCCAAATCTGACATTAGAAATCACAACGGATAATTACACAGTAAACCTTCACCGTCGTGATGCTGATTTAGCACTTCGTATCATCAGACCGGAGCAAGGCCATGTCAATGTCCGACAACTAGGAATGCTGGGGTTTGGCCTTTATGGAAGCGAAGCCTATTTAGCCACCTGCACTTCCGATATATTTAGAGGTGAATACAACGACGCTCATTTTATTGGCTGGACAAGTGAATACTCACAACTTCCTTCCGTTAACTGGCTTAAGCAAACCTTACAAGGGCGTTCTCTTTCAGTCGCAACAACTTCGATTTGTTCTCAAATTGCAGCAGCAACTGCGGGCCTGGGATTAGCCGTGCTGCCTCATATTGCAGCCAATAACGCTGGGCTTACGTGTATTTCGCCTGATTTAGGCATAGATAAACCCATCTGGCTTGTTATTCAATCTGATTTGGCCCATTCTCCCAGGATCCGGAAAGTGGCAGATTTTTTAGCAGATATAGTTTTTCAAAATCAGGATAAACTGTCAGGACGGTCACACCAATCGGGCATACTATAA
- a CDS encoding leucyl aminopeptidase, producing the protein MVNSKRQQPLIIDEKNKSIKNMFSNLFHHPSVNKKRENSEVINLLIGWDERHKNIIENISSASTEFPLLETCLLPLDSTPSSILIEQIEKCDVFMFLYLSSTLKPFTSSGPQFLSPIRKVMQENWRKSIIFKDYGEHFYEAFSEQIEIISNRNQSIINLAMVSKQIIFEQEHDSILTATINEKQSWTSIDGKNSYDITPGEIATKLHNLEGCITFSGTFLSTIPFAIKYGVVKDFFKIKVKNSQIIDFTCRDPIFSQDFDKYLSANPSNSVIEEFGIGTNYGVKRLYGLNAGFEERHPGLHLGLGGGAMGSHHLDLIFEGGKLFFDKKNFFHNKLFNI; encoded by the coding sequence ATGGTGAACTCAAAACGTCAACAGCCCCTAATCATTGATGAAAAAAACAAAAGCATAAAAAACATGTTTTCTAACTTGTTTCATCACCCTTCAGTCAATAAAAAGAGAGAAAATAGCGAGGTTATTAACTTATTAATTGGATGGGATGAGAGACATAAAAATATTATTGAAAATATTTCAAGTGCCTCGACAGAATTCCCTTTGCTGGAAACTTGCTTACTGCCTCTCGATTCTACTCCTTCATCAATATTAATTGAACAAATTGAAAAATGTGATGTTTTCATGTTTCTTTATCTTTCATCAACATTAAAACCTTTTACATCATCAGGGCCTCAGTTTTTGTCCCCCATAAGGAAAGTTATGCAAGAAAATTGGCGAAAATCAATTATCTTCAAGGATTATGGTGAGCATTTTTATGAAGCTTTCTCTGAGCAAATAGAAATAATAAGTAATAGAAACCAATCAATCATAAATCTTGCCATGGTAAGTAAACAAATTATCTTTGAACAAGAACATGATAGCATTCTGACCGCAACGATTAACGAAAAACAATCATGGACATCAATAGACGGTAAAAATAGTTATGATATCACTCCTGGTGAAATAGCAACAAAACTACACAATCTAGAAGGATGTATTACTTTTAGTGGTACTTTTCTCAGTACTATCCCTTTTGCTATTAAATATGGAGTTGTAAAAGATTTTTTCAAAATAAAAGTAAAAAATAGCCAGATCATTGACTTTACATGCCGAGATCCTATTTTCTCCCAAGATTTTGACAAATATCTATCCGCAAATCCAAGCAATAGTGTGATTGAAGAATTTGGTATTGGGACAAACTATGGCGTTAAAAGGCTGTACGGTTTAAATGCTGGTTTTGAAGAACGGCACCCTGGCCTGCATCTTGGATTAGGTGGCGGTGCGATGGGTAGCCACCATTTGGATCTTATTTTTGAAGGCGGAAAACTATTCTTTGATAAGAAAAACTTTTTTCATAATAAATTATTTAATATTTAG